One region of Sulfurisphaera ohwakuensis genomic DNA includes:
- the mvaD gene encoding diphosphomevalonate decarboxylase: MRLEAEAIAPSNIAIIKYWGKRNEELNLPLNSSLSITLSGLEVRTRIIFSKEFVKDEVYINGEKAKDEEVREYSGRVLNIFRKLYGQEIYAKVESWSNFPKSIGLASSAAGIAALVYAANEALELGLSQKELSKIARIGSGSACRSTAGGFVLWEKGERDDGEDSYCYSLFPETHWRELVDIIAIVSERSKKISSREGMIITSKTSNLMKCRLKFIEETLPKVIKSIEERNEEEFYYWLMRHSNSMHAVILDSWPSFFYLNDTSLKIMEWTQEFGKAGYTFDAGPNPHIFTTEKYKDEVISFLNSIGVNKIIISKVGSGPKVSKLL, encoded by the coding sequence GGGTAAAAGAAATGAGGAGTTAAACTTACCATTAAACTCCTCACTTTCTATAACTTTGTCTGGATTAGAAGTTAGAACTAGAATAATTTTCTCAAAAGAATTTGTAAAAGACGAGGTATATATTAATGGAGAAAAGGCAAAAGATGAAGAAGTGAGAGAATATAGTGGTAGAGTTTTAAATATATTTAGAAAGTTATATGGCCAAGAAATTTATGCTAAAGTGGAGTCATGGAGTAATTTTCCTAAATCTATTGGATTAGCTTCTTCAGCTGCAGGGATAGCTGCGTTAGTTTATGCTGCTAATGAGGCTCTAGAGTTAGGTTTATCTCAGAAAGAATTGTCAAAAATTGCAAGAATTGGTTCTGGTAGTGCTTGTAGAAGTACTGCTGGAGGGTTTGTGCTATGGGAGAAGGGAGAAAGAGATGATGGTGAAGATTCTTACTGCTACTCACTTTTCCCAGAAACTCACTGGAGAGAATTGGTAGATATTATTGCAATTGTAAGTGAAAGAAGTAAGAAAATCTCCTCTAGAGAAGGAATGATAATTACTTCTAAGACATCAAATCTAATGAAATGTAGGCTAAAGTTTATAGAAGAAACCTTACCTAAAGTGATTAAAAGTATAGAGGAAAGGAACGAGGAAGAATTCTACTATTGGTTAATGAGACATAGTAACAGTATGCATGCGGTTATCTTAGATTCATGGCCATCCTTCTTTTACTTGAACGATACATCACTAAAAATTATGGAATGGACCCAAGAGTTTGGAAAAGCTGGATATACTTTTGATGCCGGACCAAATCCTCATATTTTTACTACTGAAAAATATAAGGACGAAGTGATAAGTTTTCTTAATTCCATAGGCGTTAATAAGATAATTATCTCGAAAGTGGGAAGTGGACCAAAAGTTAGCAAGCTTCTTTAA
- a CDS encoding HD domain-containing protein, whose amino-acid sequence MKIIRDPIHGYIEVPDDILPVISSPFFQRLRFISQTGLAYMVYPGMRHTRFEHSLGAMHLAKEFLHYISSNSKIDFLTEDYAKLVSLSALLHDIGHVAFSHTFESALQVTRDVYKEKIEYYGKETHVKYGLRLISKYSYLFEKVGKNSNITDPVKFLINVIGGNPANEEEKFALQIISNFVDADRGDYLLRDSYYAGVGYGSYDIERLKRVLVYVDGKIAILKKAIPIVEQFLLARMYMFKNVYFHSVVGMYNAILSHAISKLIRQNKIDLNDIEEIIDYKILNMIEDTEFKQPILYRSGYKRIKKDITQECSSIIDKEELMELMRETEGKIIYYEFFDVPYKEENEAIYIYDEGKLSPLSQFSNLITAIRDLKKAIIVYHHSMEDKMRKYYEKLKEAC is encoded by the coding sequence ATGAAGATTATAAGAGATCCTATACATGGTTACATAGAAGTTCCAGATGATATCTTACCAGTAATTTCCTCTCCTTTTTTTCAGCGATTAAGGTTTATTTCACAAACTGGCTTAGCATATATGGTTTATCCGGGAATGAGACATACTAGATTTGAGCATAGTTTAGGAGCAATGCATTTAGCTAAGGAGTTTCTCCACTATATTTCTAGTAACAGTAAGATAGATTTTTTAACCGAAGATTACGCTAAATTAGTTTCTCTTTCAGCCTTATTGCATGATATTGGTCATGTAGCATTTTCTCACACTTTTGAGTCAGCTTTACAAGTTACTAGAGACGTTTATAAAGAGAAAATTGAGTACTACGGAAAAGAAACTCATGTAAAATACGGTTTAAGGTTAATTTCTAAGTACTCTTACTTATTCGAGAAAGTTGGTAAGAATAGTAACATCACAGATCCCGTTAAGTTTTTGATTAACGTTATTGGCGGTAATCCCGCTAACGAAGAAGAGAAGTTTGCTTTGCAGATAATATCTAACTTTGTTGATGCAGATAGAGGTGACTATTTACTGAGAGATTCTTATTATGCAGGTGTGGGTTATGGCAGTTATGATATAGAAAGATTAAAGAGAGTTTTAGTTTATGTTGACGGAAAAATAGCTATATTAAAGAAAGCTATTCCAATAGTTGAGCAATTTCTCTTAGCTAGAATGTATATGTTTAAGAATGTTTATTTTCACAGTGTTGTAGGAATGTATAATGCTATTCTTTCTCATGCAATTTCAAAGTTAATTAGGCAAAATAAAATAGATCTTAACGACATAGAAGAAATAATAGATTATAAGATATTAAATATGATAGAAGATACAGAATTTAAACAGCCTATACTCTATAGAAGTGGATATAAGAGAATTAAAAAGGATATAACACAAGAATGTTCTAGCATTATAGATAAAGAAGAACTAATGGAGCTTATGAGAGAAACTGAAGGTAAAATAATATATTATGAATTCTTTGACGTCCCATACAAAGAGGAAAATGAGGCCATATATATTTATGATGAAGGCAAGCTTTCTCCTCTCTCACAATTCTCTAATCTCATAACAGCAATAAGGGACTTAAAGAAAGCGATAATAGTGTATCATCATAGTATGGAGGATAAAATGAGAAAATACTATGAAAAACTTAAAGAAGCTTGCTAA
- a CDS encoding purine-nucleoside phosphorylase: protein MNPVHILAKKGDIAEKVIIAGDPGRVKSLSKFLEEPQLVNENRGFLIYTGKYKGERISIATHGIGGPSIAIVLEELTMLGGRIFIRYGTSGALVPDVNIGDYVIVTGASYNPSSLVYQYFKEQTCVSATPDFELTMALYNSFKNKGLKFHLGNVFSSDAFYAEDEDFAKKWSERGNVAVEMECATLFMLSRLRKIRSGAVVIVSDSLVKGGWISKDELEKKVNDGAIAILDALTNIT, encoded by the coding sequence GTGAACCCGGTTCATATACTTGCTAAGAAAGGTGATATAGCTGAAAAAGTTATTATAGCCGGTGATCCTGGTAGAGTCAAAAGTCTCTCTAAGTTTTTAGAAGAGCCTCAACTTGTTAATGAAAATAGAGGTTTTCTAATTTACACCGGTAAATACAAGGGGGAAAGAATAAGTATAGCAACTCATGGAATTGGTGGTCCATCAATAGCAATAGTTTTAGAAGAATTAACCATGTTAGGAGGTAGGATATTTATCAGATACGGTACATCTGGTGCTTTAGTTCCAGATGTTAATATTGGAGATTATGTTATAGTTACTGGTGCTTCCTATAACCCTTCAAGCTTAGTTTATCAATACTTTAAAGAACAAACTTGCGTTTCAGCCACTCCAGATTTCGAACTAACTATGGCTTTATATAACTCTTTTAAGAACAAGGGGTTAAAGTTTCATTTAGGTAATGTGTTTAGTAGTGACGCTTTCTACGCTGAAGATGAAGATTTTGCAAAGAAATGGTCAGAAAGAGGAAATGTAGCCGTTGAAATGGAGTGTGCTACCCTATTTATGTTAAGTAGATTAAGGAAAATTAGGAGTGGTGCTGTAGTTATAGTTAGTGATAGTTTAGTCAAAGGAGGATGGATTAGTAAAGACGAATTAGAAAAGAAAGTTAATGATGGCGCAATAGCTATTTTAGATGCTTTAACTAATATAACTTAA